One segment of Xanthomonas oryzae pv. oryzae DNA contains the following:
- a CDS encoding ISL3-like element ISXoo13 family transposase, which translates to MTAKVFEAALGIGAPWSVGAVEFDEATKVLTVPVDFKPGTRFKVSGQKGLHPVHDTVVKTYRHLNFFQHECYLKVRTPRVKLGDGSVRLVEPDFAGRLSGFTLLFEALVLMLSQQMPFAAVARIVGESAYRCMQVCNRYVEMALEQADFSDVTSLAIDETSRARGHDYVTLAADAQARRVIFVTEGRDAKAVKALAADLAAHGCPPEQITSVSIDMSPAFIKGVSDQLPNAQITFDKFHVVGHANAAVDKTRRIEQRTEKSLKGMRWTLLKDVFSLKPTAGAALHGLITAPKLTRTARAWLYKEQLREALDRKQINVMRERLKHWCVCVMRSKVEAMKEVAALVRRHMDGIVAWAQTRQTNGFLEAINGLFQSAKRRARGFKRLSTIKTVIFLIAGKLDFQTFNPHARQPT; encoded by the coding sequence ATGACGGCCAAGGTGTTTGAAGCGGCGCTGGGGATCGGCGCGCCGTGGTCGGTAGGCGCGGTCGAGTTCGACGAAGCGACCAAGGTGTTGACGGTGCCGGTGGACTTCAAGCCGGGCACGAGGTTCAAGGTATCGGGCCAAAAGGGGCTGCATCCGGTTCATGACACCGTGGTCAAGACCTACCGGCACCTGAACTTTTTCCAGCACGAGTGCTACCTGAAGGTTCGCACGCCGCGTGTGAAGCTTGGGGACGGATCGGTTCGCCTGGTCGAGCCGGACTTCGCTGGGCGGTTGTCGGGCTTCACGCTGTTGTTCGAGGCGCTGGTGCTGATGTTGTCGCAGCAGATGCCGTTCGCGGCCGTTGCGCGCATCGTGGGCGAGTCGGCGTACCGGTGCATGCAGGTGTGCAACCGCTATGTCGAGATGGCCCTGGAGCAGGCCGACTTCAGCGACGTCACGTCGCTGGCCATCGACGAGACGTCGCGCGCTCGCGGCCACGACTATGTGACCTTGGCTGCCGACGCCCAGGCGCGACGCGTGATCTTCGTGACTGAGGGGCGGGACGCCAAAGCCGTGAAGGCGCTGGCTGCCGATCTGGCAGCTCATGGCTGCCCTCCCGAACAGATCACCTCGGTGAGCATCGACATGTCGCCCGCGTTCATCAAGGGCGTAAGCGACCAGTTGCCCAACGCGCAGATCACCTTCGACAAGTTCCACGTTGTCGGACATGCGAACGCGGCCGTGGACAAAACCAGGCGCATCGAGCAGCGCACCGAGAAGTCCCTCAAGGGCATGCGCTGGACGCTGCTCAAGGATGTCTTCAGCCTCAAACCGACGGCCGGCGCAGCATTGCACGGGCTGATCACGGCACCCAAGCTCACACGGACGGCCCGCGCGTGGCTCTACAAGGAGCAGTTGCGCGAGGCGCTTGACCGAAAGCAGATCAACGTGATGCGCGAGAGGCTCAAGCACTGGTGCGTCTGCGTGATGCGATCCAAGGTCGAGGCGATGAAGGAAGTCGCAGCCCTCGTGCGCCGCCACATGGACGGCATCGTCGCCTGGGCGCAGACCCGTCAGACCAACGGCTTCCTTGAAGCCATCAATGGCCTGTTCCAGTCCGCCAAGCGCAGAGCTCGCGGCTTCAAACGCCTGTCCACCATCAAGACCGTCATCTTCCTGATTGCCGGCAAGCTGGACTTCCAAACGTTCAACCCGCATGCCCGGCAACCCACTTGA
- a CDS encoding APC family permease: MSEHALRRDVGPFALMLTGLGSIIGSGWLFGAWRAAGLAGPDAVWAWVLGAAIITTIAVSYAELGAMFPESGGMVRYSHYSHGSLVGFIAGWANWIAIVSVIPVEAEASVQYMASWPWAWAQGLYAQAPGGAGELSVPGLLISAVLVLVYFLLNFWSVKLFARSNTLITVFKLAVPAATGVALIASGFHSENFSVGVHGDAQVLDLAAVLTAVATAGIVFSFNGFQSPVNLAGEARNPGRSIPFAVLGSIALATVVYVILQVAYIGAVPPDLLAKAGWHGIDFRSPFAELAIIVNLQWLAMLLYIDAFVSPSGTGITYTATTARMVYGMEKNGTMPAALGKLHPVWGVPRMAMFFNLAVSFVFLFFFRGWGTLAAVISVATIISYLTGPISAMALRRHAPELHRPLRIAALPVLAGVAFVMATELLYWARWPLTGEIILLIVVALPVYCYYQARQGWPDLRRNLKGAAWMICYLPMIALLSWAGSSKFGGHGYLSYGTDLAMVAAVGVVFYIWGVRSGWRTPSVEKPVAQA, encoded by the coding sequence ATGTCCGAACATGCGCTACGCCGCGACGTTGGCCCCTTCGCCCTCATGCTTACCGGCTTGGGCTCGATTATTGGCTCCGGTTGGTTGTTTGGCGCTTGGCGCGCGGCCGGGCTGGCCGGTCCCGATGCGGTTTGGGCCTGGGTGCTGGGCGCGGCGATCATCACCACCATCGCGGTGTCCTATGCCGAACTGGGCGCGATGTTCCCCGAATCCGGCGGCATGGTGCGCTACAGCCATTACTCGCACGGCTCGCTGGTCGGCTTCATCGCCGGCTGGGCCAACTGGATCGCCATCGTCTCGGTGATCCCGGTCGAGGCCGAGGCCTCGGTGCAGTACATGGCGTCCTGGCCATGGGCCTGGGCGCAAGGACTGTATGCGCAGGCGCCTGGCGGGGCAGGCGAGTTGTCGGTGCCCGGCTTGCTGATTTCGGCGGTGCTGGTGCTGGTGTATTTCTTGCTGAATTTCTGGAGCGTCAAGCTGTTCGCGCGCTCCAATACCTTGATCACGGTGTTCAAGCTGGCGGTGCCCGCCGCGACCGGCGTGGCGCTGATCGCCAGCGGCTTCCACAGCGAAAATTTCAGCGTGGGCGTCCACGGCGATGCGCAAGTGCTCGACCTGGCCGCGGTGCTCACTGCGGTGGCCACCGCCGGTATCGTTTTCAGTTTCAACGGTTTCCAGAGCCCGGTGAATCTGGCCGGCGAAGCGCGTAACCCCGGCCGCAGCATTCCGTTCGCGGTGCTGGGTTCGATCGCGTTGGCCACGGTGGTCTACGTGATCCTGCAGGTGGCCTACATCGGCGCAGTGCCGCCGGATCTGCTCGCCAAGGCCGGCTGGCACGGCATCGATTTCCGCTCGCCATTCGCCGAGTTGGCCATCATCGTCAACCTGCAGTGGCTGGCGATGCTGCTCTACATCGATGCGTTCGTGAGCCCCAGCGGTACCGGCATCACCTACACCGCCACCACTGCACGCATGGTCTACGGCATGGAAAAGAACGGCACCATGCCGGCCGCACTGGGCAAGCTGCACCCGGTCTGGGGCGTGCCGCGCATGGCCATGTTCTTCAACCTGGCGGTGTCGTTCGTGTTCCTGTTCTTCTTCCGCGGCTGGGGCACGCTGGCGGCGGTGATCTCGGTGGCCACCATCATTTCCTACCTCACCGGCCCGATCAGCGCGATGGCGCTGCGCCGCCATGCCCCGGAACTGCACCGCCCGCTGCGCATCGCCGCGCTGCCGGTGCTGGCCGGCGTAGCCTTCGTGATGGCCACCGAACTGCTGTACTGGGCGCGCTGGCCGCTGACCGGCGAGATCATCCTGCTGATAGTCGTGGCGCTGCCGGTGTACTGCTACTACCAAGCCAGGCAGGGCTGGCCGGACCTGCGCCGCAACCTCAAGGGCGCGGCCTGGATGATCTGCTACCTGCCGATGATTGCGCTGCTGTCCTGGGCCGGCAGCAGCAAATTCGGCGGCCACGGCTATCTCAGCTACGGTACCGATCTGGCCATGGTTGCGGCAGTGGGCGTGGTGTTCTACATCTGGGGAGTGCGCAGCGGCTGGCGCACCCCGTCGGTAGAGAAGCCGGTTGCGCAGGCGTGA
- a CDS encoding oxygenase MpaB family protein, translated as MLDAFPRGQSTIEYDQPLGDPGIFGPDSITWRIHSEFPGMLSGGLCALMLQLLHPRALAGVYDHSDFRTDLIGRLRRTTNFVAGTTYAPRAEAEQLIARVRNIHSHIRGRTADGVPYDANDPQLLTWVHVTEAYGFLQGCRRYCRDVPADIADRYYDQARRVAEALGAADVPASEAQVDAYFASVLGELRMDARARSARHPHQHPAAGARGRPVAPRVSRCWHGLVAQLGWRHARPQHHATRAGARIGTIATQHVAAVSHGLARRTVCARVPAHGVAASHVAGVA; from the coding sequence GTGCTCGACGCGTTTCCGCGGGGTCAGAGCACCATCGAATACGATCAGCCGCTGGGCGATCCCGGCATCTTCGGGCCCGACAGCATCACCTGGCGCATCCATTCCGAATTTCCGGGCATGCTGTCCGGCGGCTTGTGCGCATTGATGCTGCAGTTGTTGCATCCGCGCGCGCTGGCCGGGGTCTACGACCATTCCGACTTCCGCACTGACCTGATCGGGCGGCTGCGGCGCACTACCAACTTCGTCGCCGGCACGACCTACGCCCCGCGTGCGGAGGCCGAGCAGCTGATTGCCCGCGTGCGCAACATCCACTCGCATATCCGCGGTCGTACTGCTGACGGCGTGCCCTACGACGCCAACGACCCGCAGTTGCTCACCTGGGTGCATGTCACCGAAGCCTATGGGTTTTTGCAGGGATGCCGGCGTTATTGCCGCGATGTGCCTGCCGATATCGCCGACCGCTATTACGACCAAGCGCGGCGCGTTGCCGAAGCGCTGGGCGCAGCCGACGTGCCGGCCAGCGAGGCGCAGGTGGATGCATATTTTGCATCGGTCCTTGGAGAGCTCCGCATGGACGCGCGCGCGCGAAGTGCTCGACATCCTCACCAGCATCCAGCTGCCGGTGCCCGCGGCAGGCCTGTCGCGCCGCGTGTTTCTCGGTGCTGGCACGGCCTTGTTGCCCAATTGGGCTGGCGACATGCTCGGCCGCAGCATCACGCAACGCGCGCAGGCGCGCGCATCGGCACGATTGCTACGCAGCATGTCGCCGCTGTTTCGCACGGCCTTGCGCGACGGACTGTCTGCGCGCGCGTGCCGGCGCATGGAGTTGCCGCCAGCCATGTTGCTGGAGTGGCCTGA
- a CDS encoding M13 family metallopeptidase, with the protein MSAALLTTAACHRDGATPAASTHPTPPPSKPKLGDFGFDMAGMDRSVAPGEDFFDYANGNWVKTTQIPQDRSSFNSFVSIAIETERHSRDIIEGAAANDRVTGEDKQIGDYYAAYMDEASIEAKGVRPVQPELDAIAQLDDKQALARTLGGQLRADVDLLNSTNFYTDRLFGLWVSQDLHHPGRYVPYLVQGGLGMPERSFYLDGGRMAQLRAAYRAHIVTLLELAGISDAPAKAERVLALEVAMARVHATPEQTNNVQAGANAWKQSDFTHNAPGLDWALFFDAAGLSAQQDFIVWQPRAVSGLAALVQSEPLQTWKDYLSFRALDRASPYLSKAFADERFAFYGTTLEGTPQQRQRWRRGIDATNAALGQAVGKRYVQKYVSAQTKTRAEEMVKNIITAFGKRIDALEWMTAETKQHAKAKIAGLTVAIGYPDTWRDYSGLDVRRDDALGNVERAQLFEYRRNLAKLGKAVDHREWYMLPQEVNALNVPLENRLIFPAAILQPPFFDPAADDAVNYGAVGEVIGHEISHSFDNMGALFDEHGELHNWWTPQDLKKFESAGNALAAQFSAYKPFDDLSVNGKLTLDENIADVAGLATAYDAYQLSLQGKHPQTIDGFSPDQRFFLGFAQAWRGKYRDAALRNVVLTDVHAPGRFRAQTVRNLDAWYPAFDVTQGQQLYLPPEQRVKIW; encoded by the coding sequence ATGTCTGCCGCGCTGCTGACCACCGCCGCGTGCCACCGCGATGGCGCGACACCGGCCGCGAGCACGCACCCAACGCCGCCCCCCAGCAAGCCCAAGCTCGGCGACTTCGGCTTCGATATGGCGGGTATGGACCGCAGCGTGGCGCCGGGCGAGGACTTCTTCGATTACGCCAACGGCAACTGGGTCAAGACCACGCAGATTCCGCAAGACCGCTCCAGCTTCAACAGCTTCGTCTCCATCGCCATCGAGACCGAGAGACATAGCCGCGACATCATCGAAGGCGCTGCCGCCAATGACCGCGTCACCGGCGAAGACAAGCAGATCGGCGACTACTACGCCGCCTATATGGACGAAGCCAGCATCGAGGCCAAGGGCGTGCGCCCGGTGCAACCGGAACTGGATGCGATCGCCCAGCTCGACGACAAGCAGGCGTTGGCGCGCACCTTGGGCGGCCAGCTGCGCGCAGATGTGGATCTGCTCAACTCCACCAATTTCTACACCGACCGGCTGTTCGGCCTGTGGGTGTCGCAAGACCTGCATCATCCAGGCCGCTACGTGCCCTATCTGGTGCAAGGTGGCCTGGGAATGCCCGAGCGCAGTTTCTACCTGGACGGTGGGCGCATGGCGCAACTGCGCGCGGCTTACCGTGCGCACATCGTCACGCTGCTGGAGCTGGCCGGCATCAGCGATGCGCCCGCGAAGGCCGAGCGTGTCCTGGCACTGGAAGTTGCCATGGCGCGCGTGCACGCCACCCCGGAGCAAACCAACAATGTGCAGGCCGGGGCAAATGCCTGGAAACAGTCAGATTTCACGCACAATGCTCCTGGCCTGGACTGGGCGCTGTTCTTCGACGCAGCCGGTCTGAGCGCACAGCAGGATTTCATCGTGTGGCAGCCGCGCGCAGTGAGCGGGTTGGCGGCGCTGGTGCAGTCCGAGCCGCTGCAGACCTGGAAGGATTACCTGAGCTTCCGCGCGCTCGATCGCGCCTCGCCGTATTTGTCCAAGGCCTTCGCCGACGAGCGCTTCGCGTTTTATGGCACCACGCTGGAAGGCACCCCGCAGCAGCGCCAGCGCTGGAGGCGCGGCATCGACGCGACCAACGCCGCATTGGGCCAAGCGGTTGGCAAGCGCTACGTGCAGAAGTACGTCAGCGCGCAGACCAAGACGCGTGCCGAAGAGATGGTCAAGAACATCATCACTGCGTTCGGCAAGCGCATCGATGCCCTGGAGTGGATGACTGCCGAAACCAAGCAACACGCCAAGGCGAAAATTGCCGGCTTGACGGTGGCGATTGGCTACCCCGACACCTGGCGCGACTACAGCGGGCTGGACGTGCGTCGCGACGATGCGCTGGGCAATGTGGAACGCGCCCAATTGTTCGAGTACCGCCGCAATCTGGCCAAGCTGGGCAAGGCAGTCGATCATCGCGAGTGGTACATGCTGCCGCAGGAAGTCAACGCGCTGAACGTGCCGCTGGAAAACCGCCTGATCTTCCCGGCTGCAATCCTGCAACCGCCGTTCTTCGACCCAGCCGCCGACGACGCGGTGAACTATGGCGCAGTCGGTGAGGTGATCGGGCACGAGATCAGCCATAGCTTCGACAACATGGGCGCACTGTTCGACGAACACGGCGAGCTGCATAACTGGTGGACGCCGCAAGACCTGAAGAAGTTCGAGAGCGCCGGTAACGCGTTGGCCGCGCAGTTCAGTGCCTACAAACCGTTCGACGACTTGTCGGTCAACGGCAAGCTGACGCTGGACGAAAACATCGCCGACGTTGCAGGCCTGGCCACTGCGTACGATGCCTACCAGTTGTCGTTGCAGGGCAAGCACCCCCAGACCATCGACGGTTTCAGCCCGGATCAGCGCTTTTTCCTGGGCTTTGCACAGGCTTGGCGCGGCAAATACCGCGACGCAGCACTGCGCAATGTCGTCCTTACCGACGTGCACGCACCCGGTCGCTTCCGCGCGCAGACCGTGCGTAATCTGGATGCGTGGTATCCGGCCTTCGATGTGACGCAGGGCCAGCAGCTATATCTGCCGCCGGAGCAGCGGGTCAAGATTTGGTAG